The Candidatus Omnitrophota bacterium genome contains the following window.
AGGGGCTCTCGATTTCCCACCAGTACGTGGGGCCTTTGGACCGGCTGGAGCGGGAGCTCATGAAGACCACGCAGCCGGATCTGAGCTACCGGCTTCATTGCCGGCCCGGGGACGTGATTTCGCCGATTATCGATCCCATCAACCGGCTTTTGGACTCGGCTGAAAAGCAGGCGCGCCGGACTCCCAGGCAGAATCCGCCCTCAAATTAGTCCGAATCTTGACTAAGTCATTAAGCATGATATAGTTAAGTCAAGTCTTCTTGGATGGTAGAGATTGAAGCGGAGGGCAGATTTGGAAGCCGAACCCAGCCGGAATTTCCGTATTCTGATCGTCGAGGATAGCGATGCGACCCTTGAGATGATGCTCGACGATCTCCAAAAACTTGGATATCGCGCTGAAGGCGTGACAACCGCCGAGGACGCGATCCGGGTCCTCGAAGAAACCCCTTATAACTTGGCCCTTGTGGACATGGTCCTCCCCGGAAAGGGAGGACTTTGGCTTATTGGAGAGATCCAGAGGCACTTCCCCAGCGTGATCTGCGTGCTCATGACCGGAAACCAGAGTGTGCAGTCCGGGGTGGAGGCCGCGGAGCTCGGGGCCAAAGGGTATTTGATCAAGCCCCTGCGCTCCAAGGAGCTGCAGATCGCCATCGAGCGCGCGCGAAAAATTTACGATATTGAGCTCGAGCGCCAGAAGAAGCAGGTGGAGATCGCCAAGGAGCTCAAGCGTTTGTCGGACAAGGCCCAAGATCTCGCTTCCGAAGCACCCGACGAGTCCGGCAAGTCAGAGTAGGGTGCCTGTACGCAAGTGGCGCGCGTGGCGTCATGGCGAGCGCAGCGCGGCCATCTGTGCGGAATCCCCGCCCTTGCAAGAGCCCGCCCTTCAGTGCTAAGGTCCTTTTTATGCCTGAATACACCCCCATGATGCAGCAGTATCTCAAGTTGCGGCGCAGCCTCCCGGAGGACACCCTCCTTTTTTTCCGCCTGGGCGATTTTTACGAGATGTTTCTTGAGGATGCCAAGCGCGCCTCGCAGATTCTGGATTTGGTGCTTACGGGCCGGGAAGCGGGGAAGGCCGGCCGCGTGCCCATGTGCGGGGTTCCTTATCACAGCGCGGAATCCTATATTGCAAAGCTCACGCGTTCCGGACTCAAAGTTGCTATTTGTGAACAGGTTGAAGATCCGGCCCAGGCCAAGGGGTTGGTGGACCGGCAGGTCACGCGCATTGTAACCCCCGCAACCAATCTTGAAGAGATGGAGGGCGAGGCTCCGACCTATATTGTGTGTGTGGCGCCAGACAGAGAAAGTTGCGGGCTGGCCTATTTGGATTTGGGCACAGGGGAGTTTTGCGTGACCGGTTTGGCCCGGCAAGATTTGGCCGCGCATTTGGCTGCTTTGCAACCCGTGGAATTGGTTTTGCCCGAGAGTTTAAAAGAAACAGAGCAGCTCAACACCTGGACTGCGGACTGTGCGAAGACTGTTCCGACGTTTTACGAGCCCTGGGTCTTTGCTCCCGACCACGCGCGGGATTTGTTGCTGCGCACCTTTTCTCTGCACTCCCTGGAATCTCTTTCCCTCAGTCCCGAGCAATCGGCAGCCGCAGGCGTTCTGGTCTATTATTTGCGCGACCACCGGCATGAATCCCTCGGCCATTTGAGTTTGCCCCGCGCGTATCAAAAGTCACAGTTCATGGAAATCAGTTCAGTGGCTCAAAAACATCTGGAGCTGTTTGAGGCTTCGGACGGCGGAGACAAGAACCTGACTTTGTACGGCTGCTTGAAGGGTGCGCAAACAGGCATGGGCTCGCGCTGTTTGTGGCGGTGGTTGCGTCAGCCTTTGCGGGAGGTGAAACCCATCAATGCGCGGCTCGACGCAGTGCAAGTGCTTTTTGATTCAGCAGTTGCGCGGACGGAATTCCGGGCGCAGCTTAAGAAAGTCGGCGATGCGGAGCGCTTGGTGGCGCGGCTCACGTGCGGGCGCGCCGGGGGCCGGGATCTTGTTCTGCTCCGGGAATTCTTGCGCAGTGTGCCTGGTTTAAAGGGAGTACTCAAGGGACTCAGCGCGGAACTGATTGAAGAGCAGTCCGCGGCTTTGCAGCCCTTGCCGGAGCTGGAAGCCCTGTTGAGCCGGGCCGTGGTGGACGAACCGCCGCTGACGCTTCGCGACGGAGGCGTGATTCGTGATGGCTATGATGCGGCTCTGGACGAACAACGCGCTCTTTCCAAAGGCGGCAAACAGGCCTTGGTCGAGATCCAGCGCCGTGAAGTCGAGCGCACAGGCATCAAGACAATGAAGATTAAATTCAATAAGGTCTTTGGCTATTACCTGGAGGTGAGCAATGCCAACCGCAAGGCTGTGCCGGAAGATTATATCCGCAAGCAAACTTTGGTGAATGCGGAACGTTTCATCACCCCGGAGCTCAAGGAATTTGAAGAAAAGATTTTGACGGCTTCGGAGCGCGCGCGCAGTTTGGAAGAGGAGCTGTTCCGGGATTTGGTGAGGAAGGTCCTTGTGCATACCGAAGCGCTCAAGGGTTCGGCCGAAGCCGCGGGTGTGTTGGACTGTCTGGCGCACCTGGCGTATGTGGCCGCGCGTTACGGCTATGTGCGTCCTTTGATCGAGGACACGGATGAGCTTTGGATCCGGGGCGGGCGCCACCCTGTGGTCGAGCGGGTGTTGCCCACAGGCGCCTTTGTGGAAAACGATTTGCGCATGAGCCGTTCCAAGGATCAGCTTCTGGTGCTTACGGGGCCGAACATGTCGGGCAAGTCCACCTTTATCCGGCAAAATGCGCTCATTGTGATTCTGGCGCAGATGGGTTCCTTTGTGCCGGCCGCCGAATGCAAGGTGGGTCTGGTGGATCAAGTCTTTACGCGAATAGGCGCTTCCGATGCCCTGGCGCGCGGGCAGAGCACTTTTATGGTGGAGATGACCGAGGTCGCGCAGATCCTCAACCATGTCACGGACCGCAGTCTGGTGATCATGGATGAAGTGGGGCGCGGCACCTCCACCTTGGACGGAATCGCCATTGCGCACGCAGTCTGCGAATACCTCACCGAAGAAAGCGGGCTCCGGCCGCGCGCCCTGTTTGCCACGCACTATCACGAACTCACGGATTTGGCCGGTGTCTTGCCGCGGGTAAAGAACTACAACGTGGCTGTGCGCGAGGACGAACGGGGAGTGACATTTCTGCATAAGATTTTGCCCGGGGGGACAGACCGCAGCTATGGGATCCATGTGGCCTCTTTGGCAGGGCTGCCGAGATCGACGATCGAGCGCGCGGAGAAGATTTTGAAACGCCTGGAAGGGGAGCGTCTTGAGAGCAGTCCTTCTTGGGGCGCGGTTTTGGGAACTCCCGCCGGAGAGACTGAAGGGCAATTGGAATTTGGAACGTGGGTCGCTGAGATTAAGGAACATCCGCTCATTGAAGAGTTGCGGGAGCTGATTCCGGAAAAGATGACACCTATTGAAGCGCTGAACACCTTGTACCGGTGGAAGCAGGCATTGGAGGAAAAGCATGACGCGCATCGCTCGCCTTCCTGAGGAGGTCGTGGAGAAGATTGCAGCCGGAGAGGTGATTGAGCGGCCCGCGTCCATTGTCAAAGAGCTGATAGAAAATTCTCTGGACGCAGGGGCGAGTTCCATTGAGGTGGTCTATCAAAACGGCGGAAAGCGGGAGATTCGCGTTACGGACAACGGGTGCGGGATGACGGCTGAGGAATTGCCCTTGTCGGTGGAACACCATGCCACGAGCAAGATCCGGGGCGCGGAGGACCTCTTGACGATCCACTCCTTTGGATTCCGGGGGGAGGCCTTGACATCCATCGGAGCGGTATCGCGGTTGCGGATTCGTTCGCGCGCCGGGGGAGAATCGACAGGCACGGAAATGCTGTGCGAGGGAGGCCGCCGCAGTGCTTCTGCCGAGGTGGGGATGAGTACCGGCACGAGCGTGATCGTGGAAGACCTCTTCTTTAACACACCGGCACGCCGTAAATTTCTGAAGGCCGACAGTCGCGAGGGCGCGGAGATCCTTCACACGGTGCGCAAGGCAGCCCTGGCCCATCCCAAGGTGAGCTTTCGTGTGCTCGACGGCGCGCGGGTGATGGAGGACTTTGAAGCGGTCCCTTCGGACCAGGAGCGCGTGCATGCAGTGAGCAAAGCGGATTGGAGTCTGGATCCTTTGGCGCTGCAGCTTGAAGTGCAGGGAGTCCAAGTGGAGGCTTTTTTGAGCCGGCCGCAGTTTTCGCGCGTTAACCGGACGGGACAGGAGTTTTTTGTGAACCGTAGACCGGTCACGGCGCCCTGGCTTTCCTATGCCCTTTCACGCGCTTATGGGGAGACTTTGCCCCACGGGCGTTTTCCCATGGGCGTGGTCTTCCTTAACTTGGAGAGCAGCCGTTTGGATGTCAATGTGCATCCCACCAAACGCGAGGTGCGCATTTCCGGAGAGAGAGAATTACAAAATGCCTTGAGTGAAGCGGTGGGGCGAGCGATCAGCGGCAAGGATCTCTTTCCCAAATCGACATTCAGCAAGGATCCGATGACACCGCCTTTTGAAGGCGGCGGCCTGCGGCCGGAAAGTCATGCGAGTGAGGAGCGGATTATTCTGCACCCGGTTTCTGTGTCCGAGCCCGAGTTGAACTACAAAGGCACTCAGACTGCTTCGTCGGATGCGCCGGACACCCTGGTGACCCAGAACCTGAACCGCCTGGGTGTGGTGCGCGTGCTGGGACAGATGCGCTCCAGCTATATTTTGGCCGAGAGTTCCGAAGGCTTGATGCTGGTGGACCAACATGCGGCCCATGAGCGGATCCACTACGAAAAGCTGCTGCAGTGCCTGAAAGGCGGGGAGCCGCAGTCCCAGCGCCTGCTCTTGCCCGAGACTCTGGAGTTGCCGCCTGCGCGCGCACAGACCCTGGAACAGTCTCTGGGACTTTTGCAACGCATCGGATTCTTGGTGGAGCCCTTCGGGGATTCGACATTTGTGATCAACGGCGTGCCGCCTTTTTTGCACGGAGAAGTGGTGCAGCACTTGGAGGACTTCCTGGACCAAGTGGAGGAAGGGGCGGATCGCCTGAATGTGGAAGAGCAGCAAAAAGCATTGGCCGCGCTGGTCGCGTGCAAGGTCCGTTCGGTCAAGGCCGGGCAGGCCTTGGCCCCTCAAGCTATGCTCTCCTTGCTCGAGACCCTGGCCGCGTGTGAGAGCCCCTTTACCTGCCCGCACGGCAGGCCGACCCTGATCAAGCTCAGCTTTCCGGAAATCGAGAAGCAATTCGGCCGCCGATAATCAGGGACAGGTCTCAATTACTCTTTATCCCACAACGAGTTACAAGAGGTCCGTCCCCAAAGACCTTAACTTGATAAAACATTTGCCAACCATTGCAAAAGTAAGTCGAATATGGTACACTCTTTCCTCTAAATATTAGGCCGATCCACTGGGTGCTGGGCTTCGGCCTTATTTGTAAATCGAGGACCCTCAGTGACCCAATCCCATCATCCCAAACGGTTTCTTGTGCGCGTCATCGCTTTGCTCATGGCCCAGGTATTTGTCCTGAGCAGCGTTGGCTTGTCCTGGGCCACTCCCGAACGCATCGGGCCGCGGCTATTTCGCGGGTCGCAGGCGGCCGTGTCTGAACCCACCCCCGGAAAGAAAGTTCTATTCCATTTCCCTGAAAAGGGGGTTCAGGCCCTGGTGTCTTGTGAGCCAGCCAGTCTTGTGGAGGCTTTGGATGTCCCCGCAGAAATAGGGCGCGTGGTTTCCAGAAAGACTTTTGCGGATTCCACCTATACCCTCATCCACATTCAGGACGTGCACGCGCATGTGGAAGCTCAGGAAAACATCGGAGCCATACTCAAGCACCTCGTGGAGACCGAAGGCATCGATCAGGTTGCGGTGGAGGGAAGTGCCGGTCCGATCGACACCTTTCTTTTTTCCACAATTCCGCATGATGAGATCCGGAAGCTTTTTGCCGAGGAGGCCCTTTCCGAATCGTTGATCACCGGTCCCGAGGAGGTGGCCATTGCCGAGCGCCTGCCCATCGAGCTCTATGGTGTTGAGGAACGCGCAAAGTATATGGAGAACTTTCGGGCCTTTGAAGAGCTGCATTTGAACTTTGCGCAAGATCAAGAGGCCGTCGCTCAGGAACTGGGGACTTTGCGCAAACAAGAGGAACAGAGTTTTCCTGCTAAGGCATTGAATCTGGCCCAAGCGGCACGAGCCGAATCCTCTGAATCCGCTCTGGCCGGCGGCTATTTGCAGCAGCTGCTCTCCCAAGCCTTGGAACAAGGGATTTCTCTGCAAAGCTATCCGAGCTTTGAGATCCTTTCCAAGATCCAGAGCTTGGAGGGCGGGATTGATCCTGAAAAATTCCGGGAGGAAGTCGAACAGATCTTGCCGGAGCTAATGCAATCCGTGCAGGACACGCAGCAAAATGCCCAACTGCTTTCGATTGTTGCTGCTCTGTCCAAGAAGGATGACGGCGCCGGATCTCTGGCAGTGTTCCTGGTGGAGTTATTGAGTGCGGAGGCGCTGCGTGCCGCAGGATTGGAACAGGTTCCGAGGGTGGCGCAGTTGGGAGCTCTGAAGAAGGAGCTTCAGCCTCAGGAAATTCTGGTTGAGCAACGGGAGCTGTATGCGAAGGTGATGCAGGCTCTTCTGCAAACCGACGCACAAAGGGCTCTAATGGAAGAATGCGAGCGCACCGAACTGCTGCAAAAGCTCATTACCGCCGAAGCCTCGCCCGGTGAATGGGAGCAGTTCCAAGCAGGTGAAGTGTCATTCCCGCCTGTCGCTTCGTCATCCTACCCCGGAACGCCGTCATCCTACCCCGGAACGCGGTCATCCCGAGCGCAGCGAAGGGATCTGTGGATCACTCAGGGTAAACTCCGGCGGGAATCTGCCCGTCAATCCGAAGACGCCATCCAGACCGCGCGACACTTCTATCTTGCCGCAGAATCCCGGAATGCCCCGCTCGTCTCCAACACGCTCAAGTTCTTGAACCAAAACGATGCCCATGCGGGCGTGCTCATTGCCGGAGGTTTCCACACCCAAGGCATTACTCAACTGCTCGAAGAGCAGCACATTTCCTACGTAGTGATTGCTCCGCGCCTCACTGAAGCCTACGACAAGACCCTCTACATGAACCGGATGCTGGCGCACCGGAAGCAGCCTTTTACGAGCGTTCCAAAAGTGGCTAAAGCAGATCAAAGTGCTTCGGACTTGGCATTCACTTCACTGCTGGCTAGATATGTTATTGGAGATGCGGGTGCCGGTCTTGGAGCCCTGACGCAGATGTCCCGGCGACTGGATGATTTGTATGAGACCCATCGATTTGACGATTCAGATTGGCGCAGTCTTTGGGAAATGGCGGTTCAGCAGTCTTTGATCACGCATCCGGATATCGACGAGACTGCGCAGAATCGACTCTTGCGAGCCATTAGCGTAGAACCGGGTAATATCCCGAAGAGCTTGATCAATGCCGGAAACACGCTGAGCTCCCTGGCGCCGGAGGAGGCTCGCAGAGCAGTGATGGAGGCAATCCAGGGTCTCAAGGCATTCAGGCCAAGTGGAGATATTGTTCCTGCCACAGTGGCCCGTTTGACCTTAGCTGCCAGCGGCACGGTGCAGCGGCTGCCGGAAGATGTTGATGCGCTTCCAAGCGTGCTCTTTGCGATCCCCACATACAACAGCCAAGCGCATATCTATCGCATGCTTCAAGAGGTGGCTGAGGAAGTGAGGACTCTGCGTACTATGGGTGTCAAAGCCCGTGTGATGGTGGTACCGAATGCGGGCA
Protein-coding sequences here:
- a CDS encoding response regulator is translated as MKRRADLEAEPSRNFRILIVEDSDATLEMMLDDLQKLGYRAEGVTTAEDAIRVLEETPYNLALVDMVLPGKGGLWLIGEIQRHFPSVICVLMTGNQSVQSGVEAAELGAKGYLIKPLRSKELQIAIERARKIYDIELERQKKQVEIAKELKRLSDKAQDLASEAPDESGKSE
- the mutS gene encoding DNA mismatch repair protein MutS, with product MPEYTPMMQQYLKLRRSLPEDTLLFFRLGDFYEMFLEDAKRASQILDLVLTGREAGKAGRVPMCGVPYHSAESYIAKLTRSGLKVAICEQVEDPAQAKGLVDRQVTRIVTPATNLEEMEGEAPTYIVCVAPDRESCGLAYLDLGTGEFCVTGLARQDLAAHLAALQPVELVLPESLKETEQLNTWTADCAKTVPTFYEPWVFAPDHARDLLLRTFSLHSLESLSLSPEQSAAAGVLVYYLRDHRHESLGHLSLPRAYQKSQFMEISSVAQKHLELFEASDGGDKNLTLYGCLKGAQTGMGSRCLWRWLRQPLREVKPINARLDAVQVLFDSAVARTEFRAQLKKVGDAERLVARLTCGRAGGRDLVLLREFLRSVPGLKGVLKGLSAELIEEQSAALQPLPELEALLSRAVVDEPPLTLRDGGVIRDGYDAALDEQRALSKGGKQALVEIQRREVERTGIKTMKIKFNKVFGYYLEVSNANRKAVPEDYIRKQTLVNAERFITPELKEFEEKILTASERARSLEEELFRDLVRKVLVHTEALKGSAEAAGVLDCLAHLAYVAARYGYVRPLIEDTDELWIRGGRHPVVERVLPTGAFVENDLRMSRSKDQLLVLTGPNMSGKSTFIRQNALIVILAQMGSFVPAAECKVGLVDQVFTRIGASDALARGQSTFMVEMTEVAQILNHVTDRSLVIMDEVGRGTSTLDGIAIAHAVCEYLTEESGLRPRALFATHYHELTDLAGVLPRVKNYNVAVREDERGVTFLHKILPGGTDRSYGIHVASLAGLPRSTIERAEKILKRLEGERLESSPSWGAVLGTPAGETEGQLEFGTWVAEIKEHPLIEELRELIPEKMTPIEALNTLYRWKQALEEKHDAHRSPS
- the mutL gene encoding DNA mismatch repair endonuclease MutL; protein product: MTRIARLPEEVVEKIAAGEVIERPASIVKELIENSLDAGASSIEVVYQNGGKREIRVTDNGCGMTAEELPLSVEHHATSKIRGAEDLLTIHSFGFRGEALTSIGAVSRLRIRSRAGGESTGTEMLCEGGRRSASAEVGMSTGTSVIVEDLFFNTPARRKFLKADSREGAEILHTVRKAALAHPKVSFRVLDGARVMEDFEAVPSDQERVHAVSKADWSLDPLALQLEVQGVQVEAFLSRPQFSRVNRTGQEFFVNRRPVTAPWLSYALSRAYGETLPHGRFPMGVVFLNLESSRLDVNVHPTKREVRISGERELQNALSEAVGRAISGKDLFPKSTFSKDPMTPPFEGGGLRPESHASEERIILHPVSVSEPELNYKGTQTASSDAPDTLVTQNLNRLGVVRVLGQMRSSYILAESSEGLMLVDQHAAHERIHYEKLLQCLKGGEPQSQRLLLPETLELPPARAQTLEQSLGLLQRIGFLVEPFGDSTFVINGVPPFLHGEVVQHLEDFLDQVEEGADRLNVEEQQKALAALVACKVRSVKAGQALAPQAMLSLLETLAACESPFTCPHGRPTLIKLSFPEIEKQFGRR